A single region of the Epinephelus moara isolate mb chromosome 14, YSFRI_EMoa_1.0, whole genome shotgun sequence genome encodes:
- the LOC126401303 gene encoding putative nuclease HARBI1 — translation MEEEEQLCSFMFLMTYMLLKRRRDINNANIQRRNEIQRRIRHRQYFFQRQRRMLMMMIAGGIRSNVRIRTRPWTTTQSTDWWERVVMTEFQPSDWLDKFRMSRETFFYLCDKLRPRLARQDTSFRLALPVEKRVAVALWRLASNIEYRTISTLFGVGKSTVCRCVRDMCHAIVALLSSIYLRSPSEQELEDSAQLFLSNWGFPHCVAAIATLHTAIITPSNNASDYANPAGWLSVLSQVAVSGRGQFWDVCASFPGGTDPADIFQNSSLWATAAEGGLSPATPSDFMGKPLRYVLLGEACYPLQSWLMKAYPEEKGRRISHTALTEPQRLFNRRLTRALRVSEEALLRLRARWQCLSKRNDCGLDVVPTMILACCILHNMCESHGDAFKEEWQQEVSEAESPQPSHKQLTSTSTDQSQGEEVRQLFCNYFEEQNN, via the exons atggaggaagaggagcagttGTGCTCCTTCATGTTCCTGATGACTTACATGCTCCTGAAGCGCAGGAGAGACATCAACAACGCCAACATCCAGAGGCGCAATGAGATCCAGAGACGCATCAGACATCGGCAGTATTTCTtccagagacagaggaggatgCTCATG ATGATGATAGCAGGAGGGATCCGCTCCAACGTCCGCATCCGCACTCGTCCCTGGACCACCACTCAAAGCACTGACTGGTGGGAGCGGGTGGTGATGACAGAGTTCCAGCCGTCTGATTGGCTGGATAAGTTCCGTATGAGCCGGGAGACGTTCTTCTACCTCTGTGACAAGCTGAGGCCCCGTCTGGCTCGCCAGGACACCAGCTTCCGCCTGGCGCTGCCGGTGGAGAAACGTGTAGCAGTGGCTCTGTGGCGGCTGGCATCCAACATCGAATACCGCACCATCAGCACCCTGTTTGGCGTGGGGAAGTCCACCGTGTGCAGGTGTGTTAGGGACATGTGTCACGCCATCGTGGCGCTCCTCAGCTCCATCTATCTGCGGTCCCCCAGTGAGCAGGAGCTGGAGGATTCAGCCCAGCTCTTCCTGTCCAACTGGGGCTTCCCTCACTGTGTTGCTGCCATAGCAACCCTCCACACAGCTATCATCACCCCATCAAACAACGCGTCGGACTATGCCAACCCTGCTGGCTGGCTGTCAGTGCTGTCTCAG GTGGCTGTCAGTGGACGGGGACAATTCTGGGATGTATGTGCCAGTTTCCCAGGCGGGACAGACCCAGCTGATATCTTCCAGAACTCATCGCTGTGGGCCACAGCTGCAGAGGGTGGACTGTCGCCTGCCACGCCATCTGACTTCATGGGAAAACCACTCAG GTATGTGCTGCTGGGGGAGGCCTGCTACCCTCTCCAGAGCTGGCTGATGAAGGCCTATCCTGAGGAAAAGGGTAGGAGGATCAGCCACACGGCGCTGACGGAGCCACAGCGGCTCTTCAATCGGCGGCTCACCAGAGCTCTGCGTGTGTCTGAGGAGGCGCTGCTGAGGCTGAGGGCTCGCTGGCAGTGTCTGAGCAAGAGGAACGACTGCGGACTGGACGTGGTGCCCACCATGATTCTGGCGTGCTGCATTCTGCACAACATGTGCGAGTCCCACGGGGACGCCTTCAAGGAGGAGTGGCAGCAGGAGGTGTCGGAGGCAGAGAGCCCTCAGCCCAGCCACAAGCAGCTCACCTCGACCAGCACTGACCAAAGTCAAGGCGAGGAGGTCCGACAACTCTTCTGTAACTACTTTGAAGAGCAGAACAATTAA
- the tpgs1 gene encoding tubulin polyglutamylase complex subunit 1: protein MADKEKRRSGATPPGIPEGKATKSDSDREFLSQAGVGELLRGAILKMVEARSDDPIGFLADHFCNLASVTETGTAGGSDGDQLNNGPLSAGAQEQQHLNRALWHLRLAHHSQRSAFSNNVCVAYDLLNLNKPRRRAGEAPEGPDGSCTTSPTEAGGGGVRGGLYTQTLQCLCSEGGVPASTSAPLLRRLHCQDHEAVPYDVFRHGVLTCAVFSDYIRQAQRLYAEVCCPDEGPASRALCLAVLGTLKEALETSQGCEANCCVNANAKANCCMEVNMKAIRYLEASAKISPYKLGQAMAGSQTRGPGGDMDAKEFENAAAELFITRVKVLS from the exons ATGGCGGACAAGGAGAAGCGCCGGTCCGGGGCAACTCCTCCAGGGATTCCCGAGGGCAAAGCCACCAAGTCGGACAGCGACAGGGAGTTCCTGTCGCAGGCCGGGGTGGGAGAGCTGCTCCGCGGGGCCATCCTGAAGATGGTCGAGGCCAGATCGGACGATCCCATTGGGTTCCTGGCCGACCACTTCTGTAACCTCGCCTCTGTGACGGAGACCGGCACAGCTGGAGGCAGCGACGGGGACCAGCTGAACAACGGGCCGCTGAGCGCAGGCGCGCAGGAGCAGCAGCATCTTAACCGGGCACTGTGGCACCTGCGGCTGGCTCACCACTCCCAGAG ATCTGCATTCAGCAACAACGTCTGCGTGGCCTACGACCTTCTGAACCTCAACAAGCCCCGTAGACGTGCAGGCGAGGCTCCTGAAGGCCCTGATGGCTCCTGCACCACCAGCCCGACAGAAGCAGGGGGAGGAGGCGTGAGAGGAGGCCTGTACACACAGACTCTGCAGTGCCTCTGCAGTGAGGGCGGAGTCCCTGCCTCCACATCCGCCCCGCTTCTCCGCCGCCTCCATTGCCAAGACCACGAGGCCGTCCCTTATGATGTTTTCCGCCACGGCGTGCTCACGTGTGCAGTTTTCTCAGACTATATTCGGCAGGCTCAGAGGCTTTACGCTGAGGTGTGCTGCCCGGATGAAGGGCCTGCATCGCGGGCGCTGTGCCTGGCCGTGCTGGGGACCTTAAAGGAAGCCCTGGAGACTTCCCAAGGCTGCGAGGCAAACTGCTGtgtgaatgctaatgctaaagcTAACTGCTGTATGGAGGTTAACATGAAGGCTATACGCTACCTGGAGGCCAGTGCCAAGATCTCTCCATACAAGCTGGGTCAGGCCATGGCTGGGTCACAGACACGGGGCCCAGGTGGTGATATGGACGCAAAGGAGTTTGagaatgcagcagcagagctctTTATCACTCGAGTGAAAGTTCTGTCTTAg